In Elaeis guineensis isolate ETL-2024a chromosome 1, EG11, whole genome shotgun sequence, a genomic segment contains:
- the LOC105040123 gene encoding mediator of RNA polymerase II transcription subunit 13 isoform X2 gives MWTNVFRIGELQAISWFQFLPCDSDPNSLPEKSLKAEQKDAATHLILSAHLQLQNEGFLSTWTNSFVGPWDPSQGVHNPDEKIKLWLFLPGRHSSIIDTAQAAVSRLRVVGSGLWLAPGDSEEVALALSQALRNSIERALRGFSYVRFGDVFTRCHPFTLNGKSFRRAQPTFEFIFSATEEAIYVHAIISAKHIRGLCSDDIERISRNGSVRSTREGLPVIVGPNGMRGRLTGCCPSDLVKQVYISKSKVSNGFTVGMPFPGAPSSGCQFRGQSCYVEVTLGCPSACGDKVLESNGNQSNNAIHPHTEESHFSSVGKGQQKQGTIDQLPILERTFIYPADAVVIPMMHRAFARSSVKRFWLQNWVGTSAFEMWPLWNFLGSSRIEQCFAFGNTCSSGPLDGVGGDFSSLRLQKQYNSSSNSITSSISSVSGTSSDSEYAVAAGAGDLEADADSLTCRHSGLQTCTHRHNRNSWSTRHSSAAGAANVQVGSRWDWDDDDRGIGMDIQTLLSEFGDFGDFFENDVLAFGEPPGTAESQALIFPTSDCGDISGSPMGGMEVSHQKLSPVGLASFEGINHQSVALTEDTRNQSTEFTKDARSSVLGTHSSAPSTGKFDYLTKAEAMMTFAPEYAAVEMPASELPTSIFKSPYFPRSRKVESSHSSSVAYVYNAAPPSPRTMTSEEKPEISAKLKLGSMGHGGNSSFQSSKLYTHVQSGTKKTNKRSVNDGVPSREVEVPFSMSGISSLSTVPTLQRKNENMLETAHFLLSLKTVLATELESIMFQAAMCRIRHTLLSLSNKVPIGLRSAISDLVQSDTGTKSDIMICKYEIKKKDNIPVRIAGDSDSGMHDGPVTAQVGVWRSVGAPKGTKSSITRNSENSSSLPLSTLHDENLNLYGQRQPLQDLLDALALLVQQSTSFVDVSLDTDDGDGSYCWLALQEQRRRGFSCGPSMVHAGCGGLLATCHSVDIAGIDLLDPLSADIQASSVISLLQSDIKLALKSAFGNLDGPLSAIDWCRGRGQSGDSKAMGDGYSFQCTVSEAKDSSSTVTLTGEPISPPQSTAGSSCLREGARIDESSQRRSSQEICNSESEQQKGYCRFRPTPTMLPLPSIRVGYQDDWLDMPAKNLQFWEKGPLEPYASPKPIIFYALCPDIDLLASAAAEFFQQLGTIYEACKLGTHSPQIGGQMDPSLARYLPSGLVLVDCPQQVKIASNHITAISSIRDYFLALSKGWNVKNFIKSLTKVIKELKLAPNLSINQKEGSSGPCTVVYVVCPFPEPRAVLQTLIECASALGSLVLSPDKERRSLLQSHVARALNCTAAADEASASNVVMLSGFSIPKLVLQIVTVESLLRINRPTNEVAILKDIAFTVYNKARRIAWAAPASDMLQSSAASGRSQSTLMHVTSPIPGLWKDCHASRLPGATLAREAELDSALRPGTWDNSWQTSRGAGLTCEPNRPVDLCGQDDTRYMFEPLFILAEPSSIEHGTPSTVFGSAVSETSSLKSVIDDSGMYMQSSSSGVNADIGTTSLLDGSEHDSKTAGLHCCYGWTEDWRWLVCIWTDSRGELLDSCIFPFGGISSRQDTKVLQSLFVQILQQGCQILLCSSTDSATAKPRDIIITRFGCFFELECQEWQKAIYSVGGNEVKKWPLQLRRSMPDGIPSTTNGTSLQQQELGLIQDRNLLSSPSPSLYSPHSKSSFIKGGLAQSSTKKQLLAGQTGVDSPRGLLQWVQSISLIGVSIDHSLHLILQADMSFAGGGSHSSSSSSLSGYLEGFTPVRSLGGSMQEPYLLIPSPSLRHLPPTPLQLPTCLTSESPPLAHLLHSKGSAIPLATGYVVSKAVPTMRKDPAELTKEDWPSILAVSLVDHYGRNNNSIQEKMVRGAGNITIGKQGRSLTPEVISRDCETETHLVLESVAAELHSLSWMTASPVYLERRTALPFHCDMLLRLRRLLHYADKEFSRPPEKTLQA, from the exons GGAGAGCTTCAAGCAATTTCATGGTTCCAGTTTCTTCCATGTGATTCTGATCCAAACTCTCTACCTGAGAAAAG TTTAAAGGCAGAGCAGAAAGATGCTGCTACTCATCTGATTCTTTCAGCTCATCTGCAGTTACAAAATGAAGGCTTTCTCAGCACATGGACTAACTCCTTTGTTGGTCCATGGGACCCATCTCAGGGAGTGCACAACCCTG ATGAGAAAATCAAGCTCTGGCTTTTTCTCCCTGGTCGTCACTCATCAATAATTGATACTGCTCAAGCTGCAGTATCCAGATTGAGAG TTGTGGGAAGTGGGCTGTGGCTAGCACCTGGTGATTCAGAAGAGGTTGCTCTTGCATTATCTCAGGCTTTAAGAAATTCTATAGAAAG AGCACTTAGAGGGTTTTCGTACGTGAGATTTGGAGATGTTTTCACAAGATGTCATCCTTTCACCCTAAATGGAAAAAGCTTTAG GAGAGCACAACCAACATTTGAGTTCATCTTTTCTGCCACAGAAGAAGCAATCTATGTGCATGCAATAATATCCGCAAA GCATATCCGGGGACTGTGCAGTGATGATATAGAAAGAATATCAAGGAATGGTTCCGTTCGTTCCACTCGTGAGGGACTCCCAG TTATTGTTGGTCCTAATGGAATGCGAGGTAGGCTTACTGGATGTTGTCCCAGTGATCTTGTGAAGCAAGTATATATCAG CAAGTCGAAGGTGTCAAATGGGTTTACAGTTGGTATGCCTTTCCCTGGTGCTCCATCATCTGGCTGCCAGTTCAGGGGGCAAAGTTGCTATGTTGAAGTCACCCTTGGCTGCCCTTCCGCTTGTGGTGACAAAGTTTTGGAATCGAATGGCAATCAAAGCAACAATGCCATCCATCCTCATACTGAAGAGTCTCATTTTTCATCTGTTGGAAAAGGCCAGCAGAAGCAGGGAACAATTGATCAGCTTCCGATTCTTGAAAGAACATTCATTTACCCAGCAGATGCTGTGGTAATTCCTATGATGCACAGAGCCTTTGCTCGATCTTCCGTCAAGAG ATTCTGGCTGCAAAATTGGGTTGGAACATCAGCATTTGAGATGTGGCCACTATGGAATTTTTTGGGATCCTCTCGTATTGAGCAGTG TTTTGCATTTGGAAACACTTGCAGCAGTGGGCCCTTGGATGGAGTTGGAGGTGACTTTAGCAGTTTGAGACTGCAAAAACAATACAATAGCAGCAGTAACAGCATAACTAGTAGCATCAGCAGTGTGAGCGGTACATCCAGCGATAGTGAATATGCAGTGGCtgctggagctggtgatcttgaaGCCGATGCTGACTCTCTTACATGCAGACATTCTG GTCTCCAAACGTGCACGCACAGGCACAACAGAAACAGCTGGTCAACCAGGCACAGTT CCGCTGCAGGAGCAGCAAATGTTCAGGTTGGATCTCGTTGGGATTGGGATGACGACGACAGAGGCATTGGCATGGACATCCAAACGCTCCTCTCTGAGTTTGGAGATTTTGGTGACTTTTTTGAAAATGATGTCCTGGCTTTCGGTGAG CCTCCAGGTACTGCAGAGTCTCAAGCTCTTATTTTTCCAACTTCAGATTGTGGGGACATCAGTGGCAGCCCTATGGGAGGAATGGAAGTATCACATCAGAAACTCTCTCCTGTTGGGCTTGCATCTTTTGagggaattaaccatcaatctgTTGCACTTACAGAGGATACTAGAAACCAAAGTACAGAATTTACTAAGGATGCTAGGTCATCTGTTTTAGGAACCCATTCTTCAGCACCCTCAACAGGGAAGTTTGACTATCTGACAAAAGCTGAAGCCATGATGACATTTGCCCCAGAATATGCAGCAGTTGAGATGCCTGCTAGCGAGCTTCCGACGTCAATTTTTAAAAGCCCATACTTCCCTAGATCTAGAAAGGTTGAGAGTTCACATTCGAGCTCTGTTGCTTATGTGTATAATGCAGCACCACCTTCTCCTCGAACGATGACCTCAGAAGAAAAGCCTGAGATCTCAGCTAAACTCAAACTGGGTTCCATGGGGCATGGTGGGAATTCATCTTTTCAATCTTCAAAATTATACACACATGTACAAAGTGGGACAAAAAAGACTAACAAGAGATCAGTTAATGATGGTGTCCCTTCACGTGAAGTAGAGGTTCCATTCTCTATGTCCGGCATAAGTTCCTTAAGTACTGTCCCTACTCTCCAAAGGAAGAATGAAAACATGTTGGAGACAGCACATTTTCTGCTGTCTCTGAAGACCGTGCTTGCTACAGAACTTGAATCCATCATGTTCCAAGCTGCCATGTGTCGGATAAGACATACTTTATTATCTCTTAGCAATAAAGTTCCTATTGGGTTGAGGAGCGCTATATCAGATCTAGTCCAAAGTGATACAGGCACCAAATCAGACATTATGATCTGTAAATATGAGATAAAGAAGAAAGATAACATACCAGTCAGAATAGCTGGTGATAGTGATAGCGGAATGCATGATGGACCAGTTACTGCACAAGTGGGTGTTTGGCGATCGGTTGGAGCTCCTAAAGGAACAAAGTCTTCAATTACGCGCAATTCTGAAAATTCATCTTCTTTGCCTCTCAGTACATTGCATGATGAGAATTTAAATCTCTATGGACAAAGGCAACCTCTTCAGGATCTTCTTGATGCTCTGGCCTTGTTAGTTCAGCAATCTACTTCCTTCGTTGATGTCTCACTTGATACAGATGATGGTGATGGCTCCTATTGTTGGCTTGCACTACAAGAGCAGCGGAGGCGTGGATTTTCTTGTGGTCCATCTATGGTTCATGCAGGTTGTGGTGGACTTCTAGCCACATGCCATTCTGTGGATATTGCTGGCATTGACTTATTGGATCCACTTTCAGCTGAT ATTCAAGCATCATCTGTGATTAGTTTGCTCCAGTCAGATATAAAATTAGCCTTAAAATCTGCTTTCGGAAATTTGGATGGTCCACTATCTGCAATCGATTGGTGCAGGGGTCGTGGCCAATCAGGTGATTCGAAAGCTATGGGAGATGGATATTCTTTTCAGTGCACTGTAAGTGAAgctaaagattcttcaagcactgTAACCCTCACTGGAGAGCCAATTAGCCCACCTCAGTCTACTGCTGGTTCATCTTGCCTCAGAG AGGGAGCAAGAATTGATGAGTCATCTCAAAGGAGATCCAGCCAAGAGATATGCAATTCAGAGTCAGAACAACAAAAAGGCTATTGTCGTTTCAGGCCAACACCTACAATGCTCCCATTACCTTCTATACGTGTTGG GTATCAGGATGATTGGCTAGATATGCCAGCAAAGAATTTACAATTTTGGGAAAAGGGTCCTCTTGAACCTTATGCTTCACCGAAGCCA ATTATTTTCTATGCCTTATGTCCAGATATTGATCTCCTTGCTTCTGCTGCTGCCGAATTTTTTCAACAGTTAGGAACCA TTTATGAAGCATGCAAGCTAGGAACACATTCACCTCAAATAGGTGGACAGATGGACCCATCCTTGGCAAGATATTTACCTTCTGGCCTTGTTCTTGTTGATTGCCCTCAACAAGTGAAGATTGCCAGCAATCATATTACTGCTATCAGCTCAATACGTGATTATTTTTTGGCACTTTCCAAAGGTTGGAATGTGAAGAACTTCATTAAGTCTCTTACAAAGGTTATCAAGGAACTGAAACTTGCTCCGAATTTGTCaataaatcaaaaagaaggaagtAGTGGGCCTTGTACG GTAGTTTATGTTGTATGTCCCTTCCCTGAGCCTAGGGCAGTTCTACAAACACTGATTGAGTGTGCCAGTGCTCTTGGATCGTTGGTTCTGTCACCAGACAAAGAGAGACGATCTCTATTACAATCTCATGTTGCTAGGGCCTTAAACTGTACTGCTGCTGCAGATGAAGCATCGGCATCAAATGTTGTAATGCTCTCAGGGTTCAGTATTCCTAAGCTTGTTTTGCAGATTGTTACTGTGGAATCCTTGCTACGGATCAACAGGCCAACTAATGAGGTCGCCATTTTGAAGGACATCGCGTTCACAGTATACAATAAGGCTCGACGAATCGCATGGGCTGCTCCTGCCTCTGACATGCTTCAGTCATCAGCTGCCTCAGGGCGATCTCAATCCACATTGATGCATGTAACTTCTCCTATTCCAGGCCTGTGGAAGGACTGCCATGCTTCTCGGTTACCTGGAGCAACTCTTGCAAGAGAGGCCGAACTTGATTCTGCCTTAAGACCTGGCACTTGGGATAACTCATGGCAAACATCAAGGGGTGCAGGGTTAACTTGCGAACCAAATAGACCAGTAGACTTATGTGGTCAGGATGACACAAGGTACATGTTTGAACCACTTTTTATATTGGCAGAACCCAGCTCCATAGAGCATGGAACCCCTTCCACTGTGTTTGGTAGTGCAGTGTCCGAGACTTCAAGTTTAAAATCTGTTATTGATGACAGTGGCATGTATATGCAAAGTTCATCTTCTGGAGTGAATGCAGATATTGGAACAACCTCCCTGCTTGATGGATCGGAGCATGACTCTAAAACAGCAGGTCTTCATTGTTGTTATGGGTGGACTGAGGATTGGCGCTGGCTAGTCTGCATCTGGACAGACTCTAGAGGAGAGTTGCTTGACAGTTGCATATTTCCCTTTGGTGGCATCAGTAGCCGCCAAGACACAAAAGTTCTCCAAAGCCTTTTTGTCCAGATTCTGCAACAGGGCTGTCAAATATTATTATGTTCATCCACTGATTCTGCTACTGCCAAGCCAAGGGACATAATAATCACACGTTTTGGATGTTTCTTTGAGCTTGAATGTCAAG AATGGCAAAAAGCTATCTACTCAGTTGGCGGCAATGAAGTCAAGAAATGGCCTTTACAACTGCGGCGGTCCATGCCTGATGGCATTCCCTCGACAACTAATGGGACTTCTCTGCAGCAGCAGGAATTGGGTTTAATTCAAGACAGAAACCTACTCTCCTCACCTAGCCCTTCTTTGTACAGTCCTCATTCCAAGTCCAGCTTCATTAAAGGTGGTCTGGCTCAATCTAGCACCAAAAAACAGCTCTTAGCAGGACAGACAGGTGTAGATAGCCCAAGGGGGTTGTTGCAATGGGTGCAGAGCATCAGTTTAATTGGAGTTTCCATTGATCATTCGTTGCATCTAATTCTTCAGGCAGATATGTCTTTCGCCG GTGGAGGATCTCATAGCAGCAGCAGCTCAAGCCTTTCAGGCTACTTAGAAGGATTCACTCCGGTGAGGTCTCTAGGAGGGTCTATGCAGGAACCTTATCTCCTAATCCCCTCGCCTAGTTTGCGCCACCTACCTCCAACACCCTTGCAACTTCCCACATGCCTGACTTCAGAGTCTCCGCCCCTTGCCCATCTTTTGCATAGCAAAGGGTCTGCAATTCCCCTGGCGACGGGATATGTTGTTTCCAAAGCGGTCCCAACCATGAGAAAAGATCCAGCAGAGTTGACAAAGGAAGATTGGCCTTCTATTCTTGCAGTCAGCCTTGTTGATCACTACGGACGCAACAATAACAGCATCCAAGAAAAGATGGTCCGAGGTGCTGGTAACATCACTATTGGTAAGCAAGGTAGGAGTTTGACTCCGGAGGTCATCAGTAGAGACTGTGAGACAGAGACTCATTTGGTTTTAGAGTCTGTAGCAGCTGAGCTTCACTCTCTTTCTTGGATGACTGCAAGTCCGGTGTACCTTGAAAGGCGCACTGCACTACCTTTTCACTGCGACATGCTTCTAAGACTAAGAAGGCTACTGCACTATGCGGATAAAGAGTTTTCTCGGCCACCAGAGAAGACACTGCAAGCTTAG